Genomic window (Leisingera methylohalidivorans DSM 14336):
GACTTCTGCCTCTGTCCGGCCGGTCAGCTTGGCCAGGCGGGCATCGGTGAAACCCAGCATCTTGAGCGCGCGCAGGCCTTTTTCGTCGGCCGGCAGGCCGCCGTCGCGGACCTTTTCTTCGGCCTCGACGATTTCGCGGATGCGGGCCAGGAACCAGGGGTCGAATTTGGTGACGCCGTGGATTTCATCGTCGCTCAGCCCGTGGCGCATCGCCTGGGCGATGGTGCGCATCCGGTCCGGGGTCTGCAGGCTGATCGCCTTGAACACCGCGGCCTTGTCGGGGGCGCCGGGGATCTCCACCTCGTCAAAGCCGGTGAGGCCGGATTCCATCGACGCCAGCGCCTTTTGCAGCGATTCATGGATGGTGCGGCCGATTGCCATCGCCTCGCCCACCGATTTCATCGCGGTGGTGAGGTAAGGTTCGGAACCGGGAAATTTCTCAAAGGCGAATTTCGGGATTTTAGTGACGACATAATCGATGCTCGGCTCGAACGACGCCGGAGTCACCTTGGTGATGTCGTTGTCCAGTTCGTCCAGCGTATAGCCGACCGCCAGCTTCGCCGCGATCTTGGCGATGGGGAAGCCGGTGGCCTTGGACGCAAGCGCCGAGGAGCGGCTGACCCGCGGGTTCATCTCGATCACCACCATGCGGCCGTCGGCGGGGTTCACCGCCCATTGCACGTTGGAGCCGCCGGTTTCCACGCCGATCTCGCGCAGCACGTTGATCGAATGGGTGCGCATGATCTGGTATTCTTTGTCGGTCAGCGTCAGCGCCGGGGCCACGGTGATCGAATCGCCGGTGTGGACGCCCATCGGGTCGATGTTTTCAATCGAGCAGACGATGATCGCATTGTCCGCCTTGTCGCGGACCACTTCCATTTCGAACTCTTTCCAGCCCAGCAGGCTTTCGTCGACCAGGATCTGGTTCACCGGGGACGCGTCCATGCCGGTGCGGCAGAAGTGGATGTAATCTTCGCGGTTGTAGGCGACGCCGCCGCCGGTGCCGCCCATGGTAAAGGCGGGGCGGATGATTGCGGGCAGGCCGATGTCGTCCAGCGCTTCCAGTGCGATGCGGACACCTTCGTCCAGGTCCGCCTTGCCGTCAACCAGCTTGGGTGCAGTGACGATGGTGGCACGCGGGTTTTCGATGCCGAGGCGGTCCATTGCTTCGCGGAACAGCTTGCGGTCTTCAGCCATTTCAATGGCATCGCGGGTGGCGCCGATCATTTCGACACCGAATTTCTCGAGCACGCCCATTTCTTCCAGCGCCAGCGAGGTGTTGAGCCCGGTCTGCCCGCCCATGGTCGGCAGCAGCGCGTCGGGGCGTTCCTTCTCGATGATCTTGGCGACCACTTCGGGGGTGATCGGCTCGATATAGGTGGCGTCGGCCAGGCCCGGATCGGTCATGATGGTGGCCGGGTTGGAGTTCACCAGGATGACCCGGTAGCCCTCTTCGCGCAGGGCTTTGCAGGCCTGGGCGCCGGAGTAGTCGAACTCGCAGGCCTGCCCGATGACGATCGGACCGGCTCCGATGATCATAATCGACTGGATGTCGGTTCTTTTGGGCATGGCCATATTCCTTTGGTTGACGCGCGGGCAGCATTGAATCAGGGGCACTGGCAAGTGCCCAAATTGTCCTGCGTTATAGGGACCGCGCCGAAAGGTTCAAGGGGGATCGGAAACGGAATTGGAAATGCCGCATCCACCCCTTTTGTTCGCATAGCGAACGGATATATGTGGGGGCAGACGTTCACGGAGTCAATTCCAGTGCGGATTCGCTTTGATCAGGGGCCCAAGGGGGCCGGCACATGTTTCGACCAGCCGCTGCGCATGATCCGCGCGGACGGGCCGGAAGAGGTGCCCGCCGCGCTGGCCGCATTGGATGCCGCACGCGCGGCGGGGCATTGGCTGGCGGGCTATGCCTCTTATGAATTGGGCTATGCGCTGGAGGTGAAGCTGGCGGGGCGGATGCCAGCGGGGCGGCGGCTGCCGCTGATCTGTTTCGGGGTCTACGCGGAGCCGCTGCCGCAGAAGGCTGAGAACAGCGTCCGGCCCTGGGCGGGGGCGAAGCGCGTGCCGGCCTTTCAGCCGGGCGGAGGCGGGCTGGGCGACTTGGAACCGCGCTGGAGCTATGAACGCTACGCCGAAGCCTTTGCCGAGGTGAACCGCAATATCGGCAAGGGCGATATTTATCAGGCCAACCTGACTTTTCCGATTGATGCGGAGGCCTTTGGCACTGCCGGGGAGCTTTACGCCGCACTGCAGGCCAGACAGGCGGTGGGCCACGGCGTCCTTGTCGAGCAGGACGGTCTGCCGGATCTCTTGTCGCGCTCGCCGGAGCTGTTTTTCCGCACCGATGCGGAGGGGGTGATCGAGACCCGACCGATGAAGGGCACCCAGCCGCGCAGCGATGATCCGGTCGAGGACGCGCGCCGCCGCGATTTCCTGCGCCAGGACGAAAAGAACCGCGCCGAAAACCTGATGATCGTGGATCTTCTGCGCAACGACATCTCCCGCGTGGCGGAGACCGGGTCGGTGCATGTGCCGGAACTGTTCGCGGTCGAAAGCTACGCCACCGTGCACCAGATGGTCTCGATGGTGCGGGCAAAGCTGCGGCCCGACGCCGGGCTGGCAGAGATTTTTGCGGCGCTGTTCCCTTGCGGCTCCATTACCGGTGCGCCGAAGATCCGGGCGATGGAGATCCTGGCCGATCTGGAACCCTGGCCGCGTGATGTCTATTGCGGCACCATCGGCTGGGCCGCGCCGGACGGCGCGTCGGAGTTCAACGTGGCGATCCGCACGCTGATGCTGGAAGAGGGCCGCGCGACACTTAATGTGGGCGGCGGGGTGGTCTGGGACAGCACCGCCGGATCCGAATATGAGGAAGCGCTATGGAAAGCCCGGTTCGCCCGCGTGACGCCATCCGGAACGATCCCGCTTTCCGCCTGATCGAGACGCTGGGCTGGCATCCGGGAGAGGGGTTCCGGCATCTGGAGCAGCATCTGGCCCGGATGGCGCGCAGCGCTGCGGCGTTCGGCATCCCCTTTGATCCGGCGCAGGCGCGGCACGTTCTGGCGGAGGCTGCCGGGGACAGGCCGCGGCGCTGCCGCCTCGCTTTGGACGCGGGCGGGCAGCTGGAGCTGACGGCGCCGCCGCTGGGCAGCAGCCCTGCGGAATGGCGGCTGGGCATCGCTGAAACAAGGCTGGATGCGGCGGATGTCTGGCTGCAGCACAAGACCACCCGCCGGATCCTGTATGATGCGGCGCGGGCCAATCTGCCCGGCGGTATGGATGAGCTGCTGTTCCTGAACCAGCGCGGCGAAGTCTGCGAAGGCACTATCACCAATCTGTTTGTCACCCGCGCGGATGGGCAGGTGGTCACGCCGCCGCTCACCTGCGGCCTGCTGCCGGGGATCCTTCGGCAGGTGATGCTGGAGCGGGGGGAGTGCCGCGAGGCGGTTCTTGGCTTGCAAGACCTGCAGGCGGCGCGGGCCATCCGCATGGGCAATTCCCTGCGCGGGCTGATCCCGGCCCGGCTGATCTGACGGCAGGTCCGGCAATGGATCTGACAATGGATCTGACAATAGATCCGGCAAGCGGCGCTCCCGCGCGGAAACGACGCCTGGCTGGCGCCAGACGGCGCTTGCCCTTGGGCCCGGCAGCGCGCCCTTGGCGCGCTGCGGCGGCGTCCGGACGCCGCCCGCGCCGCGCTGCAGGCGCGGCGCCGGGCCCAACGCTTGCCGCCTGGCCGCGTCAGCGGCGGGACGCGGACGGGGCGGGAGCCTCTGCGCACAGGGCGCAGCCTGCGCAAATGGCGGCCTGCGGGCGGTGAAATTGGCCAGTTTGCTTGACAACCACGCTGCAAACTTGTGTACCACCCCGGACGAATTTAAGCGCCGCCCCGGCGCATCTCCCGAATGACGGTCCACCCGGACAGACGACCCGAGACACGAAAGGTCCCGCCATGCACGCCTATCGCAGCCATACCTGCGCCGAACTGAACAAATCCAATGTCGGTGACACCGTCCGCCTGTCGGGCTGGGTCCACCGCGTGCGCGACCACGGCGGGTTGCTGTTCATCGACCTGCGCGACCACTACGGCGTGACCCAGGTGATGGCCGATCCGGACAGCCCGGTCTTTGCCGAGATCGAAAAGGTCCGCAGCGAATGGTGCATCCGCATTGACGGCAACGTAAAGGCGCGCGACGAGAGCCTGGTCAACAGCAAGATCCCCACCGGCGAGATCGAGGTGTTCATCCGCGACATCGAGGTGCTGGGCAAATCCGAGGAACTGCCGCTGATGGTGTTCGGCGAGCAGGAATACCCGGAAGAAACCCGCCTGCGCTACCGCTATCTGGACCTGCGCCGCGAGAAGATGCAGAAGAATATGCTGCTGCGCTCCAACATGATCCAGTCGATCCGCAAGCGCATGTGGGACAAGGGCTTCAACGAATACCAGACCCCGATCATCACCGCGTCCAGCCCCGAGGGCGCGCGCGACTTCCTGGTGCCCTCGCGTCTGCACCCGGGCAAGTTCTACGCGCTGCCGCAGGCGCCGCAGCAGTTCAAGCAGCTGATGATGGTCTCCGGCTTTGACAAGTATTTCCAGATCGCGCCCTGCTTCCGCGATGAGGACCCGCGCGCCGACCGCTCGCCCACCGATTTCTACCAGCTCGACCTGGAGATGTCCTTTGTCACCCAGCAGGATGTGTTCGACACCATCCAGCCGGTGATGCAGGGGGTGTTCGAGGAATTCGGCGGCGGCCGCAAGGTCGACAGCGAATGGCCGCAGATCTCCTATAAAGATGCCGCCAAATGGTATGGCACCGACAAGCCGGACCTGCGCAACCCGATCAAGATGCAGGATTGTTCCGAGCATTTCCGCGGCTCCGGCTTTGCCATCTTTGCGAAGATCCTGGAGCAGGACGGCACCGAAATCCGCGCCATTCCCGCCCCCACCGGCGGCAGCCGCAAGTTCTGCGACCGGATGAATAAATTCGCGCAAGGAGAGGGCCTGCCGGGCATGGGCTATATCTTCTGGCGCGACCAGGGCCAGGGCATGGAAGCCGCAGGCCCGCTGGCCAAGAACATCGGCCCCGAGCGCACCGAGGCGATCCGCCAGCAGCTGGGTCTGGGTGTCGGCGACGCGGCCTTCTTCCTGGGCGGCAAGCCGAAAGCGTTCGAAAGCGTTGCAGGCCGCGCCCGCACCGTGATCGGCGAAGAGCTGGGCCTCACCGACAAGGACCGCTTCGCCTTTGCCTGGATCGTGGACTTCCCGATCTACGAGAAAGACGAGGAAACCGGCCGCATTGATTTCGAGCACAACCCGTTCTCGATGCCGCAGGGCGGCATGGACGCGCTGCTGAGCGATCCGCTGTCGGTGAAGGGCTACCAGTACGACCTGGCCTGCAACGGCTATGAGCTGGTCTCGGGCGCGATCCGGAACCACAAGCCGGAGATCATGTTCAAGGCGTTCGAGATCGCCGGCTATGGCAAGGATGAGGTCGAAAAGCGGTTCGGCGGCATGGTTAATGCGTTCCAGTACGGCGCCCCGCCGCACGGCGGCTGCGCGGCCGGCATCGACCGCATGGTGATGCTGCTGGCGGATGAGGCCAACATCCGCGAGGTCATCATGTTCCCGATGAACCAGCGCGCCGAAGACCTGATGATGTCGGCCCCGTCCGAGCCGATGAGCGATCAGCTGATGGAACTGGGCCTGCGGGTGATTCCGCAGGATCAGTAATCCGCATTTTAATGCTGAAACAAGGCCCGGGCGACTGTCCGGGCCTTTTTCGTGGGACGGAGCCGCATTTATTGCTGGGCAACGGTGGTCCGGAAATCTGCAGAACTGGCGACGGAACGCGCGGAGATCTGCGTATCACTTGAAAATCAGCTGTGGACCCGGGCGTTGATGCTCTAACCTGCGGCGAAGCCAGTCCGTCCAGGGAGAACAGGACGATGCAGTTTGACGGAGATTTGGCGGAGATCCGCTTTGGCGCAGGGCTGTCGCCGCTGGTGCGGCCTCCGGTTTCGGCTGAGGCCATGCTCGGCCGTCTGCAGGGCGCCGATGAAATGGCGCGCAGATTTCCGGTCAGCGGTTTTGACGAAGCCTTTGCGCGCGCCAAGGAGTTCCAGCGGCTGAGACGGAACCGCAAGCGGCAGGAAGGCCAGCACGGGTACGAGGCCGCGGACAAAGCCTTTAAGGCGTACCGCCGCACGCATAATGCGGCGCGCTTCAAGTGGCATGGCCAAAGGCTGCTGCGCCACGTCTTTACCCGCGATGCCTTCCGTGAACGGCTGGTGCTGTTCTGGGCCGATCACTTTACCGCGCAAGGGAAAAACGGTGCCTTGCGCATTCTGGCAGCACCCTATGCCGAAACGGTGATCCGGCCGCATGTGGGGGGGCGTTTCGAGGATATGCTGATTGCCGCTGCCACCAGCCCCCTGATGCTGCATTACCTGGACCAGAACCGCTCGGCCGGGCCGGGCAGCCGGGCGGCGAAGCGGCGCAAGCGCCTGAGCGGGCTGAACGAAAACCTGGCCCGCGAAGTGCTGGAATTGCACACGCTGGGTGTCGACGGGCCGTATGGCCAGGCGGATGTGCGGCAATTGGCCGAGCTGTTCACCGGCCTGAGCGCCTCGCAGGACAAGGGGTTTGTGTTCCGCCCCGGAATGGCTGAGCCGGGAGCCGAAACCGTGCTGGGGCAGACCTATGGCGGCGGCAAGCCGGAGCTGGGCCAGGTGCTGGCGGCGTTGCGCGACCTGGCGCGCCACCCCGCCACCGCGCAGCATATCGCCTGGAAGCTGGCGGTGCATTTCACCTCTGACCAGCCCGACCCCGGTCTGGTGACGCATCTGGCGGCGCGTTATCAGGACAGCGGCGGCGATCTGATGCAGGTCTATGCCGCACTGCTGGAACACTCCGCGGCCTGGCAGCCGGTTCTGGGCAATGTAAAACCGCCGTTTGATTATGTCGCCTCTGCCTGCCGGGCGCTGGCGGTGCCTGAGTCGCGGTTTTCCGCATTGAAGCCGGGGCAGCTGAACCGGCTGCTGCTGGCGCCCTTGACGCCGATGGGGCAGCGCTGGGAGTTTTCCGGCGGGCCGGATGGCTGGCCGGAAGAGGATTTGTCCTGGATCACGCCGCAAGCGCTGGCCGCGCGGCTGCGCTGGGCGCTGGCCGCGCCGCGGCGGCTGGCGCAGCCGCTGCCGGATCCGCGTGTCTTTGCCACTGCGGCGCTGGGCCGGTTTGCCAATGAACGGGTCCGGTTTGCGGCCCGCGCCGCCGAAACCCAGTCAGAGGCGGTCGGGCTGATCCTGACCTCTCCTGCCTTTCAGCGCCGCTAACAGGAGGCCTGCATTATGCACCTGACACGCCGATCCTTGCTGACCCGTTCCGCCCTGCTGGGCTGTTCGCTGGCGGCCAGCCCGCTGGTCACGCCGGTCAGCTTTGCCGCGGCCCCCTGGGACACGCGGCTGGTGGTGATCATCCTGCGCGGCGGCATGGATGCGCTGGATGCGGTGCAGCCTTACGGCGACCCCTCATTGGCCGGATTGCGGCAGACCCTGTCGGGCGGGCCGCAGGCCGGGGCGGCCGATCTTGACGGGTTCTATGCCCTGCATCCGGGCCTGGCGCCGTTGCTGCCGTTGTGGCGCGCAGGCGAATTGGGGTTTGTGCAGGCGGTGTCCACCCCCTACCGCGACCGGCGCAGTCATTTTGACGGCCAGGACATTCTGGAAGCGGGCACCGCGGCATTGGGGGGCGCCAGAGACGGCTGGCTGAACCGATTGCTGCAGCAGATGCCCGGTGTGGAGGCGCGCACCGCCTTTGCCATCGGTCAGGAGCGGATGCTGCTGCTGGACGGGGCGGCGCCGGTCTCCCATTGGGCCCCCGGGGCGGGGCTGGCCATGAGCCCGCAGGCCGAGCGGCTGGCGGGCCTGCTGATGGAAGAGGATCCGCTGTTCCACAACGCCCTGAACGAGGCGCTGGAGCTGACCCGGCAGGATCTGACCTTGGGGTCCGAAGAGGATGGCGGCGGGGACAGCGGCATGATGCAGGCAGCGCCGAGGGCGAGAGCGCATACCGAGATTGCCGCTTATGCCGCAGAGCAGCTGCGCGGCGATACCAGGATTGCGGCGTTTTCGATCAATGGCTGGGATACGCATTACCGCCAGGCAAACGGCCTGAAATCCGCGCTGGGGCGGCTGTCGGAGACGGTCCTGAAGCTGCGCAGCGGCCTGGGGGACGGGATCTGGGGCAAGACGGCGGTGGCGGCTGTGACCGAATTCGGGCGCACGGTGCGCGAAAACGGCACTGGCGGCACCGATCATGGCACCGGCGGTGCGATGCTGCTGGCAGGCGGGGCGATCCGCGGCGGCAGGGTGCTGGGGCGCTGGCCGGGGCTGGCGGAGGCTGATCTTTACGAGCGCCGGGATCTGATGCCGACCGCGGATGTGCGGCAGCATCTTGCCTGGCTGATGCATGGATTGGCGGGGGCCCGGAAAACCGATCTGGAAACAACGGTGTTTCCGGGGCTGGCGATGGCAGAGGACCCCGGTTTGCTTTTGTAAGAGCGGCGGATCTCCTGCCCGCTCAACCCGTTCAGGGAACGGTCAGAGCCGTTGGGCCCGGCACCGCCTGAAAGGCGGTGCCGGGCCCAAGGCCGCCAAGCGGTGCGGCGCAAGCCGCTGAGCGGCGGGCGCGGGAGTGCGCCCTGGGAAGGTGCGTCCTGGCAACGTGCGGCCTTGGAAAGCGCGGCCGGAAAGGCTTAATGGGGGGCGGAAACGGCGCCAATTGCTGCCAGGCCGCTCCGCAGTGGCACAGAGGCACAGAGGCGCGAGCGGGCCGTTGGATTGCCAGCGGGATATAGGGCGCTCTTGCCTGTCCGTTGGCGGAGGGGCGCAGGTTCCGGCCGGGATCAGCCGCGCAGGCAGATCATCGGCGGCTGGCCACAGGAGGGGAGCCGGCAGTCAGGCCTGCAGCTGCTGGCCATCGCGTCTTTGCGGGGTCGCGGCGCCTGCGGCCAGAACCGGCAGACCACCATCGCGGGGGCGGCCGCAGGAGCTATGGATTGCGTGAGGAGAGGATTAACGCGCGGCCGTCCTGGCGGCTGCGGTTGCGGCGGATGGCGCGGGCCTCCAGCCGGGTTTGGCCGTACAGCACGATGACGAGCGTGGCGAGGGCAATGAGGCATGCTTCGATCATCTCAGATTGCCACGCGGCGTTCCAGCCGCTCCTGCACCAGGCCGGCCAGGGTTGCGGTATCCTGGGTCAGCGGTTTGCCCTTGCGCCGGGCGCGGGCCAGACGGTCGGCGGCCTCGGCCAGCGGGCCGTCGCCGGCGCTGCGGGCAACGCCGCCGAGAAACTGCGCCAGATAAGCCAGGGTTTTATCTTCCGGGTTTATGTTCAGCACATCGGCGGCATGGGCCATGTCATCGCGGTAGGCCAGGAAATCGGGTTCCACCGTTTCGTCATACAAGGCGCGCGGGCCGGGCAGCTGGCGGTCGGGCGGCAGGTTTGACAGAATTCTTTCCTGGAAAGCCGCAAGCGAGGTGATCGGTTTTTCCAGGAAGCCGCCGGCCCCTGCGTCGAGCGCGGCCTGCTCAAGCGTTGAATCGCCCGAGGTGGCCAGAATCACGCTGGGGCGCGGGCTGGCTTCTGCCAGTTCGCGGATCAGATCGAGGCCGGAGCCATCCGGCAGGCCGACATCGGCAATCAGCACCGAGGGACGGTAGACCTGCAAATGCCGCCGGGCGGATTTCAAACAGTCGGCGCGGCGGATGCGGGCACCGCTGCGCAGGCACAGAAGGCGCAGCGCCTCGCAGGCAAAGCGGCTGTCCTCCACCACCAGGATGGTCAGCCCCAGCAGCGGGCGCCGGGTGGCGGGCAGGCGCTGAGCAGCAGCAAACAATTCCGAATCGTCCATAACGTATCCTCCTTGCGGGATAGGCTCAGACGCTAGGGATTCGAGGCTAATTACTGGTTAACGGCGCGGGCTCTGCTGCCGGCGCGGGCCGCCGTGCGGATTGGCGCACTTGCCGCGGCGCAGCATCCGCCGCATAACCGGAGCGGAGGAAATGTTTGTGAGAGGAGCACAACAGAGATGATTGGCCGTTTGAACCATGTTGCCATTGCCGTCCCCGATCTGGAGGCCGCATCCGCCCAATACCGCAACGCGCTGGGTGCCAAGGTCGGAGAACCGCAGGATGAACCGGATCACGGCGTCACTGTGGTGTTCATCGAGTTGCCCAATACCAAGATTGAGCTGCTGTATCCCTTGGGGGAAAACTCGCCGATCAACGGCTTCCTCGAGAAGAACCCGGCGGGCGGCATCCATCATGTCTGCTATGAGGTGGAAGACATCCTGGCGGCGCGCGATCACCTGCAGGCCGAGGGCGCGCGGGTGCTGGGCACGGGCGAGCCGAAGACCGGCGCCCATGGCAAGCCGGTGCTGTTCCTGCATCCCAAGGATTTCAACGGCTGCCTGGTGGAACTCGAAGAAGTTTGACGGTATGAGCACCCTGTCCCGGCTGCGGGGCAGGGCAATTTCGGGAAGGCGGAGCCATGGGTGTTACATCAGCGATCGTGCTTTATGCGGTGATCTGGTTCTTGACCTTTCTGGTGATCATCCCGATCCGTCTGGAGACCCAGGGCGACCGGGGCGATGTGGTGCCGGGCACCCATGCGGGGGCGCCGGAGAAGCATTTTCTGAAGCAGAAGGCCTGGATCACCACCGGTGCGGCTGCGGTGATCTGGGCACTTGTTGCCGGAATCATCCTGTCCGAATTGATCAGCGTGCGTGATTTCGACTGGATGGGGATGCTGCCTGCGCAGGAGTGAGCCGCGGGCATTTTTGATTATCTGCAAAAACGGCTCCCGCCCGGCTTGGATGCAGGGCCTGCATCCGGGCCCGTTGGGCAAGGCGCCGCGCGGGCGCGCGGCGCGGCGGCGGCCAGCCCGGCTGGAGCTGGCTGTATCGCCAAGTGAAAATAAACAGAGGCAGTAGGAAGTGTTTTTTCTGAGAAGCGCTTGAGAGGCAGGGCAGCCCCGCAAGACGCCACTGCCATTTTTTTCAATCCGCCGCAGCCGCGTCAAGGCTGCGGCGGGGACGGGGTGCCTTATCTGCGGGACAGCGCGTGGTAGATGTGGGTGAAAGTGGCGGCGCCCAGGATCGGGATCACCAGGTTCACCAGCGGCACCGACAGCGGCATCGCCATCAGCGTGCCGGCGGCCCAGATGGTGGTGGCATGTTTGCGCCGCAGTTTCTTGGCCTCTGCCGTGCCGATGCGGCGGGCGGCGGCGAGGGTGAAATATTCCCGGCCCAAGAGAAACCCGTTGAGGCCCCAGAAAATGAACAGCGCCGCAGGCGGGAACAGCACATAGAGGAACAGCGCCAGGATGTTGGCAGCAATCAGCAGGCCAAGGAAGTTCACCGTGTCCTTGACCGCATCCCAGAACGGCACTTTGGCTGCCGGGGGCAGGGCCGGGTAGTGCTTGTCCTCCACCGCCTGGGCGACCTCCTCGAGAAACAAGGAGGTGATGGCTGAGGCCACCGGCACCATCAGGAACACCGACAGCACCAGCATGAAGAACAGCGAGCCGATCGACAAAAGGTCATCAAGCCAGGTGACCTCGCCCAGCAGCGGCAGGGTGGCTTCGGGGCCGACCAGCCACTGGATCAGCATCAGAAAGCCTGCATAGGCGGCGATCAGCAGGGCAATGGTCAGGCCGACGCCAAGAAACAGCACCTTGCGGAAGCGCGGGTCGCCGGTCTGGCCGAGGGTCTTGAAAAAGGCGGTGAAGATCATGCGTTCACCCAGGTTGTGATGGCCTCCAGGTCCGGGCGCGGGCGCTCGGGCGGGGCGGTGCTTTCGGTGGCGATGTGGACAATGCCGGCGATGCGCTCGTTTTCCGCCAGATCAAAGGCCGCCTGGCAGAAGCCGCGGTCATGGCTTGCCCAGCCGGTGAGCCAGTTGGCGCCCCAGCCCGAGGCCAGGGCGGCGTTCAGCAGGCCGAGGCACACGGCGCCCGCGGAATATGTCTGTTCCAGGGCCGGGATCTTGGGGCTGTCCTTCTGCACCTCGACCACCACCACCGCAAGCTGGCCCAGGTCGAACTGGCTGCGGCCCTTGGCAATGTCTTCGGGGCTTTTGCCGAGGCGCGCGCCGGCCGCCTGGGTCAGGGCGGCCAAGCGGGCCATGGCGGGTTTCTCCACCACGATGAAGCGCCAGGGCTCCAGTTTGCCATGATCCGGCGTGCGGGCCGCGGCGGTCAGGATCGGCAGCAGCTCCTCGCGCGAGGGCGCAGGGGCCACCAGCGTCTTGGCCGGGCGCGAGCGGCGCGACAGCAGGAAGTCGAGGGCGGCGTCATTGCGTGCGGGTCGTGCGGGCATATGTGAAACCTTTTTACATCTTTTGCTGCCAATTTCGGCAAGCTGGCGGGAATTTTCAAGGGCCGGCGGGCCTTGCGTGCCGCACTTGTGCTGCAAAGGCAGCAGGCGGCGGGGCCGGGGTCCGTTGCCGGAGGCAGAGCTGCCGGGCAGCGGCAAGGCCTATGGTCTTTGCAACCTGCACAGGGCATGTCTGGTGCCATGGGAAAGCCAAAGAAGAAAAACCTGCCCGACCTGGGCCATTTATGTGTTCCGGGGTTGGAGATCGCGGTGCGGGCCAC
Coding sequences:
- a CDS encoding DUF1800 domain-containing protein; its protein translation is MQFDGDLAEIRFGAGLSPLVRPPVSAEAMLGRLQGADEMARRFPVSGFDEAFARAKEFQRLRRNRKRQEGQHGYEAADKAFKAYRRTHNAARFKWHGQRLLRHVFTRDAFRERLVLFWADHFTAQGKNGALRILAAPYAETVIRPHVGGRFEDMLIAAATSPLMLHYLDQNRSAGPGSRAAKRRKRLSGLNENLAREVLELHTLGVDGPYGQADVRQLAELFTGLSASQDKGFVFRPGMAEPGAETVLGQTYGGGKPELGQVLAALRDLARHPATAQHIAWKLAVHFTSDQPDPGLVTHLAARYQDSGGDLMQVYAALLEHSAAWQPVLGNVKPPFDYVASACRALAVPESRFSALKPGQLNRLLLAPLTPMGQRWEFSGGPDGWPEEDLSWITPQALAARLRWALAAPRRLAQPLPDPRVFATAALGRFANERVRFAARAAETQSEAVGLILTSPAFQRR
- a CDS encoding DUF1501 domain-containing protein, giving the protein MHLTRRSLLTRSALLGCSLAASPLVTPVSFAAAPWDTRLVVIILRGGMDALDAVQPYGDPSLAGLRQTLSGGPQAGAADLDGFYALHPGLAPLLPLWRAGELGFVQAVSTPYRDRRSHFDGQDILEAGTAALGGARDGWLNRLLQQMPGVEARTAFAIGQERMLLLDGAAPVSHWAPGAGLAMSPQAERLAGLLMEEDPLFHNALNEALELTRQDLTLGSEEDGGGDSGMMQAAPRARAHTEIAAYAAEQLRGDTRIAAFSINGWDTHYRQANGLKSALGRLSETVLKLRSGLGDGIWGKTAVAAVTEFGRTVRENGTGGTDHGTGGAMLLAGGAIRGGRVLGRWPGLAEADLYERRDLMPTADVRQHLAWLMHGLAGARKTDLETTVFPGLAMAEDPGLLL
- the mce gene encoding methylmalonyl-CoA epimerase; the encoded protein is MIGRLNHVAIAVPDLEAASAQYRNALGAKVGEPQDEPDHGVTVVFIELPNTKIELLYPLGENSPINGFLEKNPAGGIHHVCYEVEDILAARDHLQAEGARVLGTGEPKTGAHGKPVLFLHPKDFNGCLVELEEV
- a CDS encoding DUF1467 family protein, producing the protein MGVTSAIVLYAVIWFLTFLVIIPIRLETQGDRGDVVPGTHAGAPEKHFLKQKAWITTGAAAVIWALVAGIILSELISVRDFDWMGMLPAQE
- a CDS encoding aminotransferase class IV family protein — translated: MESPVRPRDAIRNDPAFRLIETLGWHPGEGFRHLEQHLARMARSAAAFGIPFDPAQARHVLAEAAGDRPRRCRLALDAGGQLELTAPPLGSSPAEWRLGIAETRLDAADVWLQHKTTRRILYDAARANLPGGMDELLFLNQRGEVCEGTITNLFVTRADGQVVTPPLTCGLLPGILRQVMLERGECREAVLGLQDLQAARAIRMGNSLRGLIPARLI
- a CDS encoding EI24 domain-containing protein codes for the protein MIFTAFFKTLGQTGDPRFRKVLFLGVGLTIALLIAAYAGFLMLIQWLVGPEATLPLLGEVTWLDDLLSIGSLFFMLVLSVFLMVPVASAITSLFLEEVAQAVEDKHYPALPPAAKVPFWDAVKDTVNFLGLLIAANILALFLYVLFPPAALFIFWGLNGFLLGREYFTLAAARRIGTAEAKKLRRKHATTIWAAGTLMAMPLSVPLVNLVIPILGAATFTHIYHALSRR
- a CDS encoding response regulator, whose translation is MDDSELFAAAQRLPATRRPLLGLTILVVEDSRFACEALRLLCLRSGARIRRADCLKSARRHLQVYRPSVLIADVGLPDGSGLDLIRELAEASPRPSVILATSGDSTLEQAALDAGAGGFLEKPITSLAAFQERILSNLPPDRQLPGPRALYDETVEPDFLAYRDDMAHAADVLNINPEDKTLAYLAQFLGGVARSAGDGPLAEAADRLARARRKGKPLTQDTATLAGLVQERLERRVAI
- a CDS encoding aminodeoxychorismate synthase component I; this encodes MRIRFDQGPKGAGTCFDQPLRMIRADGPEEVPAALAALDAARAAGHWLAGYASYELGYALEVKLAGRMPAGRRLPLICFGVYAEPLPQKAENSVRPWAGAKRVPAFQPGGGGLGDLEPRWSYERYAEAFAEVNRNIGKGDIYQANLTFPIDAEAFGTAGELYAALQARQAVGHGVLVEQDGLPDLLSRSPELFFRTDAEGVIETRPMKGTQPRSDDPVEDARRRDFLRQDEKNRAENLMIVDLLRNDISRVAETGSVHVPELFAVESYATVHQMVSMVRAKLRPDAGLAEIFAALFPCGSITGAPKIRAMEILADLEPWPRDVYCGTIGWAAPDGASEFNVAIRTLMLEEGRATLNVGGGVVWDSTAGSEYEEALWKARFARVTPSGTIPLSA
- the aspS gene encoding aspartate--tRNA ligase: MHAYRSHTCAELNKSNVGDTVRLSGWVHRVRDHGGLLFIDLRDHYGVTQVMADPDSPVFAEIEKVRSEWCIRIDGNVKARDESLVNSKIPTGEIEVFIRDIEVLGKSEELPLMVFGEQEYPEETRLRYRYLDLRREKMQKNMLLRSNMIQSIRKRMWDKGFNEYQTPIITASSPEGARDFLVPSRLHPGKFYALPQAPQQFKQLMMVSGFDKYFQIAPCFRDEDPRADRSPTDFYQLDLEMSFVTQQDVFDTIQPVMQGVFEEFGGGRKVDSEWPQISYKDAAKWYGTDKPDLRNPIKMQDCSEHFRGSGFAIFAKILEQDGTEIRAIPAPTGGSRKFCDRMNKFAQGEGLPGMGYIFWRDQGQGMEAAGPLAKNIGPERTEAIRQQLGLGVGDAAFFLGGKPKAFESVAGRARTVIGEELGLTDKDRFAFAWIVDFPIYEKDEETGRIDFEHNPFSMPQGGMDALLSDPLSVKGYQYDLACNGYELVSGAIRNHKPEIMFKAFEIAGYGKDEVEKRFGGMVNAFQYGAPPHGGCAAGIDRMVMLLADEANIREVIMFPMNQRAEDLMMSAPSEPMSDQLMELGLRVIPQDQ